ACTGAGTGTGTTATTGATATATTGTGTAAGAAGCTTGTTCTGGGAGTCTGTATTTTCAACCAACCATTTAATCTGAGCCGAAATGTTTTGAGCCAGTTCTTCTTCTTTCTGGGCAGCGCTTTTTTGGGAAGCTTCCAGTTTTTCAAGAAAGGCGTGCATTGAAGTCCCGAAAGATGATAAAGAAGTATTCATTTTTTCAGAGGCATCATCCATTGCCTGTCTTTGCTGATTGCCTTCAGCGCCAAACTTATCCATAAATTTTTCCAACAGGTTCTCTAATGCCTTTTGATTTCCATCAGATGTCTCTTCAACTAATTTATTGATTGCCGGAGCCATGATTTTTTCCAGGCTGGCTTCTATACTGGACTGGAATCCCTGGGTTGCCTGGAATAAAGATTCCTGCATTTTGTCTCCGATTTTTTCAGCAAGCCCCTGAAGACTTTCGCGGGATTGCCTGCCATCATTTGCAATGCATTGCAGCTGCTCTTCCGGGCTGATTCGATTGAACAGCCCATCAATCATATTCTGCAAACGAATAATTTTCCGTTTTGTTCCACTCTCAATTATTTTTTCAATGAAATTATAAATAACACTGAGCATAACCCCCCAAACAGAGGTCATGAAGGCAAGCTTAGCACCATTGATAACACCGGCAACCCCTGTTTTCATTTCTTCTATGGAGACATCATTTGCAATATTCAGTTGTGCGAGACCCAGTTGGAGACCTACGAAAGTCCCTATTACACCAATTGCAGTTAAAAAGCCCGGAACCGCTGCAGTGAGACGGCTGCCAGAAATTCCGGGGGCTAATGTTTTCGAATTAAAAAAATAGGAGGCATCATATGTATTAAACAGGCAGACCTTACCGTTCCTTTCTCCTTCGATTAAAGTTTTATCAAACTCCAACCACAAATGTCCGACACCATGTATCGCTTTTTGAGCATTTTCAAAAAAATCCAACCTGTTTTCTGCTATCGTTTCAGCATTATGTCCAAGTAAGAGTTTGCGCAACCATTTTATCCGAAAGAAAGCCTTGAGCAGTTTGATAATCGACAAAAATAAAAATATCAGAAAAAGGCTTAGAAGAATTAAAATAAACCAGGCACTCAATTCTTCCGCACTTTGCGGAAAACCATTCAAAATTGATTTGAAATTGGGAACTAACTTTGTCAGATCGATTTCATCTATCATTTCAGCGCCTCTTAGCCTATTTGAAAAATTTTTCCCTGGAAAAAGTAATATTCATTGTTTCTTCATCTTCATGAGTTTTGCTGGAATATTCAATGTAAAACACCACACACAGTCCAAATGTTTTAAACCAGCTTCGTTTAAGAAAACGTCTTTTCAAGTGCATTAATCCGCCTTTTAGTAATAAAGTTTCAGACCGATGGGTTGGTAATTGCTGAATCCTTCTACAGTGAAAGCACGCCCGAAATAAATAAATTGATTTTTC
Above is a window of Desulfotignum balticum DSM 7044 DNA encoding:
- the zorA gene encoding anti-phage ZorAB system protein ZorA, which gives rise to MIDEIDLTKLVPNFKSILNGFPQSAEELSAWFILILLSLFLIFLFLSIIKLLKAFFRIKWLRKLLLGHNAETIAENRLDFFENAQKAIHGVGHLWLEFDKTLIEGERNGKVCLFNTYDASYFFNSKTLAPGISGSRLTAAVPGFLTAIGVIGTFVGLQLGLAQLNIANDVSIEEMKTGVAGVINGAKLAFMTSVWGVMLSVIYNFIEKIIESGTKRKIIRLQNMIDGLFNRISPEEQLQCIANDGRQSRESLQGLAEKIGDKMQESLFQATQGFQSSIEASLEKIMAPAINKLVEETSDGNQKALENLLEKFMDKFGAEGNQQRQAMDDASEKMNTSLSSFGTSMHAFLEKLEASQKSAAQKEEELAQNISAQIKWLVENTDSQNKLLTQYINNTLSDLTDKLNDRDNILADREKKRGEEFINQTNAMKQGTSELLERIDDGYKTQFKEIKELLNQGQSLQNTVKDTVSANSQATESLNEAASELHSSVGKLKVFGELINQAGAKLSDTVADAVASTEVLARENQASTSEIKQIFSQILESATEFDMLIQKMKNLVDTADKIFEQLDDQQHSYLAQLKQNVEELAVKMSNMLQEYASQANGQTNQHLKVWAEGTTQYAATMNKAVQALSSVVDEIEVKLGKEYV